A genomic segment from Gossypium hirsutum isolate 1008001.06 chromosome D04, Gossypium_hirsutum_v2.1, whole genome shotgun sequence encodes:
- the LOC107899727 gene encoding protein NUCLEAR FUSION DEFECTIVE 4 produces the protein MGRLKERFQAFVNNRWLVFVAAMWIQSCAGVGYIFGSISPVIKSSLNYNQRQLSKLGVAKDLGDSVGFLAGSLSDRLPLWGALLVGAFQNLIGYGWVWLIVTGRAPVLPLWAMCILIFVGNNGETYFNTAALVSCVQNFPKSRGPVVGILKGFAGLSGAILTQIYTMINFPDQASLIFMIAVGPAMVVIALMFIIRPVGGHRQVRPSDGLSFTFIYSVCLLLAAYLMGVMLLEDLVSVSHTLVTIFTVILFFLLITPIIVPIALSFSEEPRDPVEEVLLPKSEQQEAGKPEQSDQEHEVIFSEVEDEKPVEVDLLPASERQKRIAQLQAELFQAAAKGAVRVKRKRGPHRGEDFTLMQALIKADFWLIFFSLLLGSGSGLTVIDNLGQMSQSLGYDNTHIFVSMISIWNFLGRVGGGYFSEIIVRDHAYPRPVSMAVAQLVMAVGHVFFAMGWPGAMYIGTLLIGLGYGAHWAIVPAAASELFGLKKFGALYNFLTLANPAGSLVFSGVIASSIYDHEAEKQAHQHHIQLQMSGLLFSGLYGQDEVLKCEGSVCFFLTSMIMSGFCVIAAVLSMILVYRTKTVYANLYGKSRT, from the exons ATGGGAAGATTGAAGGAAAGATTTCAGGCTTTCGTGAACAATAGATGGCTGGTTTTTGTGGCTGCAATGTGGATACAATCTTGTGCTGGGGTTGGGTATATATTTGGTAGCATATCACCTGTGATAAAGAGTTCCTTGAATTATAATCAAAGACAGCTTTCAAAGTTGGGTGTGGCCAAAGATCTTGGAGATAGTGTTGGGTTTCTTGCTGGTAGTTTATCTGACAGATTGCCTTTATGGGGTGCTTTGCTTGTTGGTGCTTTTCAGAACCTTATAGGTTATGGTTGGGTTTGGTTGATTGTTACGGGCAGAGCTCCAGTTTTGCCTTTGTGGGCT ATGTGCATCTTAATATTCGTGGGAAACAATGGTGAAACCTACTTCAATACAGCTGCTCTGGTTTCTTGTGTGCAAAACTTTCCCAAAAGCAGGGGTCCAGTGGTAGGGATACTCAAGGGCTTTGCGGGTTTAAGTGGTGCAATTTTGACTCAGATATACACGATGATCAATTTCCCAGATCAAGCATCTTTAATATTCATGATCGCAGTCGGGCCAGCAATGGTAGTTATTGCTCTAATGTTCATTATCAGACCTGTTGGAGGTCACAGACAAGTACGGCCATCCGATGGTTTAAGTTTTACCTTTATTTATAGCGTGTGCCTCCTATTGGCTGCTTACTTGATGGGAGTCATGCTTCTGGAAGATCTTGTTAGTGTGAGCCACACTTTAGTCACAATTTTTACTGTGATTTTGTTCTTTCTTCTTATCACTCCCATAATTGTTCCTATTGCATTGAGTTTCTCCGAAGAGCCTAGAGATCCGGTAGAAGAAGTTCTTCTACCAAAGTCGGAGCAACAAGAAGCTGGAAAACCTGAGCAGAGTGATCAGGAACATGAAGTGATATTCAGTGAGGTTGAAGATGAGAAACCTGTGGAAGTAGACTTGCTTCCAGCATCAGAACGGCAAAAAAGAATTGCTCAGTTGCAAGCAGAACTTTTCCAGGCTGCTGCTAAAGGAGCAGTAAGGGTGAAGAGAAAGAGAGGCCCTCATAGAGGAGAAGACTTTACCTTGATGCAGGCTTTGATCAAAGCAGACTTTTGGCTCATCTTTTTCTCTCTTCTATTAGGTTCAGGATCAGGTTTGACTGTGATAGATAATCTTGGTCAGATGAGCCAGTCTCTGGGGTATGATAATACTCACATATTTGTATCCATGATTAGCATTTGGAACTTTCTTGGTCGTGTTGGTGGGGGTTACTTCTCAGAGATTATAGTGAG GGATCATGCTTATCCAAGGCCAGTATCTATGGCTGTTGCTCAGCTTGTTATGGCTGTTGGCCATGTTTTCTTTGCTATGGGATGGCCTGGGGCCATGTACATTGGTACTTTATTAATAGGGCTTGGCTATGGTGCTCATTGGGCAATTGTCCCAGCTGCTGCCTCTGAGTTGTTTGGCTTGAAAAAGTTTGGGGCTCTGTACAATTTCCTCACGCTGGCAAATCCTGCAGGTTCACTTGTCTTCTCAGGTGTAATTGCTAGCAGTATTTACGACCATGAAGCAGAGAAGCAAGCTCATCAACATCATATCCAGCTGCAGATGTCAGGCTTACTTTTCTCAGGGTTGTATGGTCAGGATGAAGTGCTCAAGTGTGAAGGTTCTGTATGCTTCTTTCTGACTTCCATGATCATGTCTGGATTTTGTGTCATTGCAGCTGTTTTAAGCATGATACTTGTGTACCGTACTAAGACTGTTTATGCCAACCTTTATGGAAAGTCTCGCACTTGA